A stretch of DNA from Terriglobia bacterium:
TTCGGCGTGACGCCGAAACCCGCGGCCGCATTCTCGCAGTTCAGAATCGTCAGATCGGCGGCGTACTCTTCCTGCAGATGTTTCAGATGCTGGTGGACAATCGTGCGGCCGGCCTTTCCGACCGTATCTCCGATAAACAGAATTTTCATGGGGGATTCAGAAGGACCCGCATGAGGCGTGTGGCATCACTTATTTGAACCTGTTAAACAGGTGGGCATCCTATCCACGTTTTAGGGGACCTCGGGACCCCGAAGGGTAAGGCCCACACACCACGCGTCAATCGGACTCCCTAACAAATAAGCATTGGTTCAAATTTTGCTGACACCATCACGCTCTCCGCAGGGTATTTCGATCATAGCACATTACGCGCGCTTGAGAACCTGGTCCAATGCGCGGGACCACTCGTCGGTTTTTCCTTCGCAGACTCGTTGCAATTCCTTGTACTCCTGTGCCAGGTGCAGGGCAGTCAAGATCGCAACCTTGAGCGAGTCCGGCGTGTTGGCTTGCACCGCGATATTCCGCATGCGGTCGTCGACTTCCTGGGCAAGCTTTCGAACTTCCGATTCGGAAAGAGCCGACTTGAGAACGATCGAATACGTCTGGTCGTAAATCTGAACCTCGATCGTGCGCGGTCTTGGGTTAGACAACGGTCTCCTCGTTCAGTTCCGATAGCGCTTCAAGCAGGGACTCTACCTTATTCTTGACCAGATCGCGCTCGCGCCTCAACTGCTCAAGCTCTTTTTCCAGGTTTTTGACTTGAGCGCGCGCGGAGGCGAGCTCCTGGCGCGTCGTTTTGACGACCTCGATGGTCCGGACGATTTTCGCTTCAAGTTCTGTAAAGGAATCGGAAGACGAAGACGAAGTCATGATTACTGCCTTAATTCCGCGCCGAGGCGCTGTTTTAACGAATCGAGTATTTGCCGGTCGAAGCCCTCGACTTCTTCGTCGGTGAGCGTCCGCTCCGGCGACTGGTACAGCAACGAAATGGCGAGCGCATATTTCGAAAGGGGAAACGGGCCCGCGTCCAACTTGTCGAAAGGTTCCACCTTCACCAACTCCGGAATATTCACGGCGCGCACGGCGTGCTCGACATCCGAGTAAATCCTGTTGCGATCGAGCAGCAAAGAAAAATCACGGCGGATCGAAGGAAATTTCGCAACGGAGCGGATGGCGTGCTGCGTCCCGGATTCCAACAGGAGATCCACGCTGAATTCCGCGAGATAAACGTGATGCCGGAATTTGTACTCGCCGGCATAATCCGGATGCAGTTCGCCGAAGACCGTGACGTCGCCGATACGCGCCGCGCGCCCCGGGTGGTAGTAGGCCGGGAGCCGCTCGCCGTTCGGAGCGAAGCGGACGTTGAAGGTTTCCAGAAGGTCTTCAACGTCGCCCTTCAAGTCGTAGAAGTCGAATTCGCGTTCGGCTTCGTGAACGCTTTTGGTGCGGAGAGCGCCGGTAGCCGCCAGGATCAACGAGCGGCTCTCGCCCTCGGCCGAGTAGCTCTTGCCGATCTCGTAGAGCTGGAGGTCGCGAATGCCGCGATTGGCGTTCCACTGAATCGTGCGCAGCATCGAGGGAACCAGCGAGGTCCGCAGAATCGCCTCTTCCTCGGACATCGGATTCATCAGCACCACGGGCTTTGTGTCCGGGCGGAACCTGCGTTCGGCCGGCTCATCGCTGAATGCCATCGGAATCGTCTCCGAGTAGCCGCTCGATGCGAGGACGTTGCGCAGTACGCGTTCTTTCGATTCCTCCGGCAATCCCGAGCCGTAACCGGCCCACTTCGGCAGCCGGGCAGGGAATTTGTCGAAGCCGTGATGGCGCGCGATCTCTTCGAGGAGATCCTCTTCGCGCGTGATATCGGGCCGGTAACTCGGAGCCTGGACGGACCAGCCGTCGGCCGTGTGATCGACCTTGAACCCCAGCTTTTCGAAAATGCGATCGACAATGGCGTGTTCGACCGGAACGCCGAGGAATCCTTCGATACGTTTCGCGCGAAGTTTGGCGGTGGCCGGCTGCCACTTGCGCGGATAAACATCGATGACGTCGCGGCAGATCGTGCCGCCGGCCAGAGCCTGAATCAGCGCGGCCGCGCGGTCGCAGGCGTAGCGCGCCATTTCGGGGTCCGCGCCGCGCTCGAAGCGATAGGAGGCCTCGCTCAACAGGCCGAGGCCGCGCGACGTCTTGCGGATCGAGAGCGGGTCGAAGTTCGCGCTTTCGAGCAGCACGTTGGAGGTTGCGGACGAGATTTCCGAATCGGCTCCGCCCATGACTCCCGCCACGGCGACGGCGTTCGATACGTCTGCGATGACCAGCATCGACGGATTGAGCGGCCGCTCGACGCCGTCCAGCGTCGTGATCTTTTCATCGAAGCCGGCCCGCCGGACGATGATCTGCTGTCCGCCGATCCGGTCGGCATCGAAAGCGTGCAGCGGCTGGCCCAGCTCGAACATCACATAGTTGGTGACGTCGGCGACGTTATTAATGGATCGGACTCCGATCGATTCGAGCCGGTTCTTCAACCATTCCGGCGACGGACCGATCTTGACTCCTGCGATGTAGCGTCCGCAATAACGGGCGCACAGGTCCGGATCGGCAATCGAAATGGAGAACACATCACTA
This window harbors:
- a CDS encoding cell division protein ZapA gives rise to the protein MSNPRPRTIEVQIYDQTYSIVLKSALSESEVRKLAQEVDDRMRNIAVQANTPDSLKVAILTALHLAQEYKELQRVCEGKTDEWSRALDQVLKRA
- the pheT gene encoding phenylalanine--tRNA ligase subunit beta — encoded protein: MKISYNWLKEFVDIPEAPKELGGRFTGIGLAVDALEAANGDSVFELDVATNRPDCLSHFGVAREVAVVYDARLKPPDFDLHEGETKASDVFSISIADPDLCARYCGRYIAGVKIGPSPEWLKNRLESIGVRSINNVADVTNYVMFELGQPLHAFDADRIGGQQIIVRRAGFDEKITTLDGVERPLNPSMLVIADVSNAVAVAGVMGGADSEISSATSNVLLESANFDPLSIRKTSRGLGLLSEASYRFERGADPEMARYACDRAAALIQALAGGTICRDVIDVYPRKWQPATAKLRAKRIEGFLGVPVEHAIVDRIFEKLGFKVDHTADGWSVQAPSYRPDITREEDLLEEIARHHGFDKFPARLPKWAGYGSGLPEESKERVLRNVLASSGYSETIPMAFSDEPAERRFRPDTKPVVLMNPMSEEEAILRTSLVPSMLRTIQWNANRGIRDLQLYEIGKSYSAEGESRSLILAATGALRTKSVHEAEREFDFYDLKGDVEDLLETFNVRFAPNGERLPAYYHPGRAARIGDVTVFGELHPDYAGEYKFRHHVYLAEFSVDLLLESGTQHAIRSVAKFPSIRRDFSLLLDRNRIYSDVEHAVRAVNIPELVKVEPFDKLDAGPFPLSKYALAISLLYQSPERTLTDEEVEGFDRQILDSLKQRLGAELRQ